The Vicia villosa cultivar HV-30 ecotype Madison, WI linkage group LG1, Vvil1.0, whole genome shotgun sequence genome includes a region encoding these proteins:
- the LOC131604345 gene encoding zinc finger CCCH domain-containing protein 25-like — translation MTLDDDSSIYVGGLPYDANEDTIRTVFNLYGAILDVKIINDQRTVGKCYCFVTFTSPRSAIDAINDMNGRSISGRVVKVNGVKSRGGGGGGGGRSNFGRERERYYHHNDERNGDWDRGRDREIRDQDYDRGSGRDHIREQNYDHGNEKDGYRSRGGDWSRHGDRSRDRDRSRDRDRSRDHERGRDRRVEHVQDYDDQGRESMLDDDWNRDDDRAENQQENSRVHGGDVDREHNLDVDTERKMDRVSDPDKNFDEPKREPPRRNIDLNVTNENSPSDSTDDHNDEAEDELEQSMQELDKLKKEVSKLEERVEERRVNVTELQKHSKKLEDAVISAKKQSLYSQMQLTKLHECYLQVQDSTERLKTSEKEFQALVDSVMFESDGDGLGQLTNGSLDGK, via the exons ATGACGCTGGACGATGATAGCTCCATATACGTTGGAGGCCTTCCCTACGACGCCAACGAAGATACAATTCGCACTGTCTTCAATTTGTATGGCGCTATCCTTGATGTCAAG ATTATCAATGACCAACGTACAGTAGGCAAATGCTATTGTTTTGTTACTTTCACAAGCCCTAGGTCAGCAATTGATGCTATCAACGACATGAATGGAAGA AGTATTAGTGGGCGTGTGGTCAAAGTTAATGGGGTCAAGTCTCGCGGTGGTGGTGGTGGCGGCGGTGGTAGGTCAAATTTTGGGAGAGAAAGAGAACGTTATTATCATCATAATGATGAAAGGAATGGTGATTGGGATCGTGGTCGAGATAGAGAGATTCGAGACCAAGATTATGATCGTGGCAGTGGCAGAGATCATATTCGAGAGCAAAATTATGATCATGGTAATGAGAAAGATGGATACAGGAGTAGAGGCGGTGATTGGAGTCGACATGGTGATAGGTCCCGAGACCGTGATAGGTCTCGGGATCGTGATAGGTCCCGAGACCATGAGAGGGGTAGGGATAGGAGAGTTGAACATGTGCAAGATTATGATGATCAAGGTAGAGAAAGCATGTTAGATGATGATTGGAATCGTGATGATGATAGGGCTGAAAATCAACAAGAAAACAGTAGGGTACATGGTGGAGATGTGGATAGAGAGCATAACTTGGATGTGGATACCGAGAGAAAGATGGATAGGGTTAGTGATCCTGATAAAAATTTTGATGAACCTAAAAGAGAGCCGCCAAGGAGAAACATAGA TTTGAATGTGACAAATGAAAATAGTCCATCAGATTCTACTGATGACCACAATGATGAG GCAGAAGATGAGTTAGAGCAGTCAATGCAAGAACTTGATAAACTAAAAAAGGAG GTTTCTAAGCTGGAAGAGAGAGTGGAAGAAAGAAGAGTTAATGTTACGGAGTTGCAAAAACACTCTAAG AAACTAGAGGATGCGGTGATTTCTGCAAAGAAACAATCTCTATATAGCCAGATGCAGTTGACCAAG CTGCATGAGTGTTATCTTCAAGTGCAAGATTCCACAGAGAGACTTAAAACCAGTGAAAAAGAATTCCAG GCTCTAGTTGATTCGGTAATGTTTGAGAGTGATGGTGATGGTCTTGGACAACTTACAAATGGAAGTCTTGATGGTAAATAG